One Oryzomonas sagensis DNA segment encodes these proteins:
- a CDS encoding transglycosylase domain-containing protein has translation MNILRYTCGKWLLYPVLLAVSLLLTQVAPASAQGNFANYPPLLPDYTSIKIFDNQGRYVGRLLPEKRYWASIDRIPSFLQKAVVAVEDARFYEHGGIDIRGIARALVKDVVKGKMVEGGSTITQQLIKNKYLSGAKTIERKLDEARMAIDFEKKYTKKQILEMYFNEIYYGNGAWGIVQAARIYFDKNPEELTDAECALLAGVPKNPGRYNPLGKAASVTRRRDVVLKRMVELSIITPRQQQRLRTQRVTFMRSGQALQYVAHVRAKLIERYGAEIIEQGGLEVTAALDLNLQKQAELALAEGVKRISPRMQGALVCLDPATGDVLAAVGGVGVTKGSYNRAFSAKRQPGSAIKPLIYAAALEKGITAGSIWNDTPVAYDRGNNQVWKPQNYGRERYGDLSLRRALAYSNNVITVKVLEAIGVPYFTDFAGKMGLPLRAQNGLSLALGTDEVSLNDLVQAYTPLATGGMRSEGRTIIRIYDHRRRAWTENPPIVTPVLAPATAFVTTQMLKDVMTYGTAKSLRRFSQQHPAAGKTGTTDDYRDAWFVGYTPQVITGVWVGYDKPRPGGKGFSGGAAAAPIWERFMRRAVAGKPAVDFPKPDTVVSVTIDPTTGYLATAECPKKHDEFYIAGTEPTRYCPKHGGGAAMPVPVPPSPPPPPAAQDGIL, from the coding sequence TTGAATATCCTCAGATACACTTGTGGTAAATGGCTGCTGTATCCCGTGCTTCTGGCTGTTTCCCTGCTTCTGACCCAGGTCGCCCCGGCGTCTGCCCAGGGCAATTTTGCCAACTACCCCCCGCTGCTACCCGACTATACGTCCATCAAGATTTTCGACAACCAGGGGAGGTATGTCGGCCGGCTCCTGCCGGAGAAGCGGTACTGGGCCTCCATCGACCGCATCCCTTCCTTTCTGCAAAAGGCGGTGGTTGCCGTTGAAGACGCCCGCTTTTACGAGCATGGGGGGATCGATATCCGCGGCATCGCCCGGGCCTTGGTGAAGGACGTGGTCAAGGGGAAGATGGTCGAGGGGGGCTCGACCATCACCCAACAGTTGATCAAGAATAAATACCTCTCCGGTGCCAAGACCATCGAGCGCAAGCTCGATGAAGCCCGCATGGCCATTGATTTTGAAAAGAAATATACCAAAAAGCAGATACTGGAGATGTATTTCAACGAGATCTATTACGGGAACGGGGCCTGGGGAATTGTCCAGGCTGCCCGCATCTATTTCGACAAAAACCCGGAGGAGTTGACCGATGCGGAGTGCGCCCTCTTGGCCGGTGTGCCGAAGAACCCGGGGCGTTATAATCCACTGGGGAAAGCGGCCAGCGTCACGCGGCGGCGGGACGTTGTTCTCAAACGGATGGTGGAGTTGAGCATCATCACCCCCCGGCAGCAACAACGGCTGAGGACCCAGCGGGTCACCTTCATGCGCTCCGGACAGGCCTTACAGTATGTGGCCCATGTCCGGGCCAAGCTGATCGAGCGGTACGGTGCCGAGATCATTGAGCAGGGGGGGCTGGAGGTGACCGCGGCTCTGGATCTGAACCTGCAGAAACAGGCGGAGCTGGCGCTGGCCGAGGGGGTAAAACGCATTTCTCCCCGCATGCAGGGGGCTCTGGTGTGTCTTGATCCCGCCACGGGCGATGTGCTGGCCGCCGTGGGGGGCGTGGGCGTTACCAAAGGGTCCTATAATCGCGCCTTTTCCGCCAAGCGTCAGCCTGGGTCGGCCATCAAGCCGCTGATCTATGCCGCAGCCCTGGAAAAGGGGATTACCGCCGGCAGCATCTGGAACGATACGCCGGTGGCCTACGACCGGGGCAATAATCAAGTCTGGAAACCGCAGAACTATGGGAGGGAGCGGTATGGTGATCTTTCCCTGAGGCGCGCCCTGGCATATTCCAACAATGTCATCACGGTAAAGGTGCTTGAGGCCATCGGGGTCCCGTATTTTACCGATTTCGCCGGAAAAATGGGGCTGCCGTTACGGGCGCAGAACGGCCTCTCCCTGGCCCTGGGAACGGATGAAGTCTCCCTGAACGACCTGGTCCAGGCGTACACGCCTCTGGCCACCGGGGGCATGCGCTCCGAAGGTCGGACCATTATCCGGATCTATGACCACAGGCGCCGTGCCTGGACGGAAAATCCTCCGATAGTCACCCCGGTCCTGGCACCTGCCACCGCTTTCGTCACCACCCAGATGCTGAAGGACGTCATGACCTATGGCACCGCAAAGTCGCTCAGGCGGTTCAGCCAACAACACCCGGCCGCCGGGAAGACCGGGACCACCGACGACTACCGGGATGCCTGGTTCGTCGGCTATACCCCCCAGGTGATAACCGGCGTCTGGGTCGGCTATGACAAACCCCGGCCGGGGGGGAAGGGCTTTAGCGGAGGTGCGGCCGCAGCCCCCATCTGGGAGCGGTTCATGCGCCGGGCTGTGGCAGGGAAGCCTGCCGTGGATTTTCCCAAGCCGGATACGGTGGTTTCCGTTACCATAGACCCCACCACGGGCTATCTGGCAACGGCGGAGTGCCCGAAGAAACACGACGAATTCTATATCGCCGGGACCGAGCCCACCCGCTACTGCCCCAAGCATGGCGGAGGTGCGGCTATGCCCGTACCGGTCCCGCCATCGCCACCGCCACCGCCGGCGGCACAGGATGGTATATTATGA
- a CDS encoding DUF1456 family protein: MTNNDLLRSLRYALKLNGETIAELCTVGGHDLKPIDVLKLLKKEEETGFAACDDAVMGAFLDGLIVSRRGVQEPKPGVAKAPDAALNNNLILRKLRIALELNEEGMLAVLAKAGVQLSKSELSAMFRAKGHRNYKACGDQFLRNFIRGLTLGGGNTE, encoded by the coding sequence ATGACCAATAACGATCTTCTCCGCAGCCTGCGCTACGCCCTGAAATTGAATGGCGAAACCATCGCCGAATTGTGTACGGTGGGCGGGCATGACCTCAAGCCCATAGATGTGTTGAAACTACTTAAAAAAGAAGAAGAAACCGGCTTTGCGGCCTGCGACGACGCGGTGATGGGGGCCTTTCTGGACGGCCTGATCGTCTCACGGCGAGGCGTGCAGGAGCCGAAACCGGGCGTAGCCAAGGCACCGGACGCGGCGTTGAACAATAACCTTATCCTGCGGAAACTCAGGATCGCGCTGGAGCTGAACGAGGAGGGGATGCTCGCGGTCCTGGCAAAGGCCGGGGTCCAGCTCTCGAAGTCCGAATTGTCCGCCATGTTTCGGGCAAAGGGACATAGGAACTACAAGGCCTGCGGCGACCAATTCCTCCGCAACTTCATCCGGGGATTGACGCTTGGCGGGGGGAACACAGAGTAG
- a CDS encoding M20 family metallopeptidase has translation MIARLDEVWRAIDPVRLRRTLLDMLDIYSPSGKEEDIQLYLEDILSRSGFRVERQEVEHERYNLRVTMGSGEPELYLVGHVDTVPAWDLEEFEAHEEGNLIRGLGSADMKGGCAAMVEAWLALADALKPEERPSLGLLLVVGEEENGDGSAVFLERYRPPWVVIGEPTGLAACFAHYGYLEAGFVTRGLRSHSSLPELGNNAVESMLRLLLHLGKAQLFDRERGEIVYSIRELSSSRAGFVVPDRCEAWIDLHLPPDMDPAVLQESIRSIATDAGRFIPKLNMELSFDFSSPGYDLGNDSRPARLVEEIYARLGRTPDLSAFRSHSDGNLFHAAGTCPIILGPGFLENAHTPDEQVLFHEVAEAARIYAALGLGMG, from the coding sequence ATGATCGCCCGCCTTGATGAGGTCTGGAGGGCCATTGATCCGGTGCGGCTGCGCAGGACCCTGCTCGATATGCTTGATATCTACTCCCCCTCCGGCAAGGAAGAGGATATCCAGCTCTATCTGGAGGACATCCTCTCCCGTTCCGGGTTCCGCGTGGAACGCCAGGAGGTGGAGCATGAGCGGTATAACCTGCGGGTCACCATGGGGAGCGGCGAACCGGAACTCTATCTGGTCGGGCATGTGGATACGGTCCCGGCCTGGGATCTGGAGGAATTCGAGGCGCATGAAGAGGGAAACCTCATCCGCGGTCTGGGGAGCGCCGATATGAAGGGGGGCTGCGCCGCCATGGTGGAGGCGTGGCTGGCCCTGGCCGACGCCCTGAAACCGGAGGAACGGCCGTCCCTGGGCTTGCTGCTGGTGGTGGGGGAGGAAGAGAACGGTGACGGCAGCGCCGTCTTTCTGGAACGATACCGCCCTCCCTGGGTGGTGATCGGCGAGCCGACCGGACTGGCGGCCTGCTTCGCCCATTACGGCTACCTGGAGGCGGGGTTCGTCACCCGCGGCCTGCGGAGCCATTCGTCGCTGCCCGAACTGGGGAACAACGCCGTGGAGTCCATGCTGCGCCTGTTGCTCCACCTGGGCAAGGCCCAGCTCTTCGACCGGGAGCGGGGGGAGATCGTCTACTCGATCCGTGAGCTGAGTTCGTCCCGGGCCGGTTTTGTCGTCCCGGACCGCTGCGAGGCCTGGATCGATCTGCACCTGCCGCCCGATATGGACCCGGCCGTCCTGCAGGAGTCGATCCGCAGCATCGCCACCGATGCGGGACGCTTCATCCCGAAGCTCAACATGGAGTTGAGCTTCGACTTCTCCTCGCCCGGCTACGACTTGGGCAACGACAGCCGGCCGGCCCGGTTGGTGGAGGAAATATATGCCCGCCTGGGGCGCACACCCGACTTGAGCGCCTTCCGCTCCCACTCGGACGGCAACCTGTTCCATGCGGCCGGTACCTGTCCCATCATCCTGGGGCCCGGCTTCCTGGAAAACGCCCATACGCCCGATGAGCAAGTCCTCTTCCACGAGGTGGCGGAGGCCGCCCGCATCTATGCCGCCCTGGGCCTGGGGATGGGCTGA
- a CDS encoding DoxX family protein, which yields MKPFMSAYNSQCYALMRIVVGFLFLWHGVQKLFGLPIPMPPGAPAFITYVAGPIELIGGILVMVGLFTRWAAFVTSGQMAVAYWMAHGTKALLPIQNNGELAVIYCFVFLFIATQGGGIWSVDALRGGKRQMGK from the coding sequence ATGAAACCATTCATGTCGGCCTACAATTCCCAGTGTTACGCCCTGATGCGGATCGTCGTCGGGTTTCTCTTTCTCTGGCACGGCGTCCAGAAGCTGTTCGGTCTCCCGATCCCGATGCCGCCGGGAGCCCCCGCATTCATTACCTACGTCGCCGGCCCGATCGAGCTGATTGGGGGTATTCTGGTCATGGTCGGGCTCTTCACCCGTTGGGCGGCCTTCGTCACCAGCGGCCAGATGGCCGTGGCATACTGGATGGCGCACGGGACAAAGGCGCTGCTGCCGATTCAGAACAATGGCGAACTGGCGGTGATCTATTGCTTTGTGTTCCTGTTCATCGCCACCCAGGGTGGGGGAATCTGGAGCGTCGATGCCCTCCGAGGCGGTAAGAGGCAAATGGGGAAGTGA
- a CDS encoding winged helix-turn-helix transcriptional regulator, which produces MQENGEKGERMVYREKEYKCGIDATLAVVGGKWKASILWHLSQRTMRFSDLQRQFSGTTRKMLTQQLRELETDGLVHREVYPQVPPKVEYSLTPKGTTIIPILDRMCAWAKEYLQ; this is translated from the coding sequence ATGCAAGAGAACGGAGAGAAAGGGGAGCGGATGGTGTATCGGGAGAAGGAATACAAATGCGGTATCGATGCCACACTGGCCGTGGTCGGCGGCAAATGGAAGGCTTCCATACTCTGGCACCTGTCGCAACGGACCATGCGCTTTTCCGATTTGCAGCGGCAATTCTCCGGGACCACGAGAAAGATGCTCACCCAGCAGTTGCGGGAGTTGGAGACCGACGGCCTGGTGCACCGGGAGGTCTACCCCCAGGTGCCGCCCAAGGTGGAGTACTCCCTCACCCCAAAGGGCACAACCATCATCCCCATCCTCGATCGGATGTGCGCCTGGGCCAAAGAATACCTGCAGTGA
- a CDS encoding flavodoxin family protein, with product MKVVAINGSPKKEGNTYHAIRMVAAELEKAGIETEIVHIGNKAIQGCIACGQCAKNRNERCVLPGDEVNNALQKMKQADGIILGTPVHYAAIGGTMKSFLDRAFYVAGSNGGMLRHKVGAAVVAVRRSGGVPTFDQLNNFLHYAEMLVPSSNYWNVIHGTQPGEVAQDEEGVQIMRMLGKNMAWLLKLAEHGKGAVAEPEAEPKTFMNFIH from the coding sequence ATGAAAGTAGTCGCCATTAACGGCAGTCCCAAAAAAGAGGGCAACACCTATCATGCCATCAGGATGGTTGCCGCCGAGCTTGAAAAGGCCGGCATAGAAACCGAGATCGTCCACATTGGCAACAAGGCGATTCAAGGCTGCATCGCCTGCGGTCAGTGTGCCAAGAACAGGAACGAGCGCTGCGTCCTGCCTGGCGACGAGGTCAATAACGCTCTCCAGAAGATGAAGCAGGCGGATGGGATCATCTTGGGGACTCCCGTCCATTATGCTGCCATCGGTGGCACCATGAAGTCGTTTCTGGACCGGGCCTTTTATGTCGCCGGCTCCAACGGCGGGATGCTGCGGCACAAGGTCGGCGCAGCAGTGGTCGCGGTGCGGCGCTCCGGCGGCGTGCCCACATTCGATCAACTGAACAATTTTCTGCACTATGCCGAGATGCTGGTACCGAGCTCCAATTACTGGAACGTCATCCATGGCACCCAGCCGGGAGAGGTCGCACAGGATGAAGAGGGGGTACAGATCATGCGCATGCTGGGGAAAAACATGGCATGGCTGCTGAAACTGGCGGAACACGGCAAGGGGGCGGTTGCGGAGCCTGAGGCGGAACCCAAGACCTTCATGAATTTCATCCACTAA
- a CDS encoding GreA/GreB family elongation factor, which yields MTKEQMIQEIIARLSADLAVLSTAARTAHEAATHEECLPDNKYDTTALEASYIAQGQANRAQEIRIALESYRTLTLHGFDDDTPIRLTALVTLESAQGEVRRLFLGPQAGGMKVADRDGEIMVITPRSPLGRSLVGLKTGDEVQVGEAAAARSFTVVEVC from the coding sequence ATGACGAAGGAACAGATGATTCAGGAGATAATCGCACGGCTCTCCGCCGATCTTGCGGTGCTCTCCACCGCCGCGCGGACGGCCCATGAGGCGGCCACCCACGAGGAATGCCTCCCCGACAACAAGTACGATACCACCGCCCTGGAGGCATCCTACATCGCCCAGGGGCAGGCCAACCGTGCCCAGGAGATCAGGATCGCCCTGGAGAGCTACCGGACCCTGACGCTGCATGGTTTCGACGACGATACGCCGATCCGGCTGACGGCCCTGGTTACCCTTGAAAGTGCCCAGGGGGAGGTGCGGCGGCTTTTCCTCGGCCCCCAGGCCGGAGGCATGAAGGTCGCGGATCGTGACGGGGAGATCATGGTCATCACCCCCCGTTCCCCCCTGGGGCGCTCCCTGGTGGGGCTGAAAACCGGCGATGAGGTGCAGGTGGGAGAGGCTGCGGCGGCCCGGTCCTTTACCGTTGTTGAAGTCTGTTGA
- a CDS encoding tRNA-uridine aminocarboxypropyltransferase produces the protein MGSGAHEMKFTLLTHFKEFEKPSNTGKLVLEVLGDAAEQVRWDRLNPPAGLVEEIEAGGVALVYPGAPDENDDDLTGIDHFVLIDGTWHEARKIHQRSPYLLKLRRVCLKPTGKSLYNLRKNQKEACLCTAECVMEILRSTGRNEEAERLRERFLAFIRPPGVMRGAVPGH, from the coding sequence ATGGGCAGCGGGGCGCATGAGATGAAATTCACCCTCCTGACCCATTTCAAGGAGTTCGAAAAACCCTCCAATACCGGCAAACTGGTGCTGGAAGTCCTGGGAGACGCGGCCGAGCAGGTCCGCTGGGACCGCCTGAACCCGCCCGCCGGACTCGTGGAGGAGATCGAGGCGGGCGGGGTGGCGCTGGTCTATCCCGGCGCACCGGACGAAAATGACGACGATTTGACCGGTATCGACCACTTCGTCCTTATCGACGGCACCTGGCACGAGGCCCGCAAGATCCACCAGCGTAGCCCCTATCTCCTGAAGCTCCGCCGGGTCTGTCTCAAACCGACCGGGAAGTCCCTCTACAACCTCAGGAAGAACCAGAAGGAGGCCTGCCTCTGTACCGCAGAGTGCGTAATGGAGATTCTGCGCAGCACAGGAAGAAACGAGGAGGCGGAGCGCCTGCGGGAACGTTTCCTGGCATTCATCAGGCCCCCGGGCGTCATGCGGGGAGCGGTGCCGGGACACTGA
- a CDS encoding putative quinol monooxygenase — protein MSRVTVVARLLARKEAADAVKAELLKLLAPTRNEEGCVEYRLHQDNDDPALFFFYETWESDACLGKHKETTHYRNSFGAIEGMIRERSVNRLTMIEA, from the coding sequence ATGTCGAGAGTAACCGTTGTTGCCAGACTGTTGGCACGAAAAGAGGCGGCCGATGCCGTCAAGGCCGAGCTCCTCAAGCTGCTTGCACCGACCAGAAACGAAGAGGGGTGCGTCGAGTACCGGCTGCACCAGGATAATGACGACCCGGCGCTGTTCTTCTTCTACGAGACGTGGGAGAGCGATGCCTGCCTGGGGAAACACAAGGAGACGACCCATTACCGGAACAGCTTCGGCGCCATAGAGGGCATGATCCGGGAACGGTCCGTGAACAGGTTGACCATGATTGAGGCGTGA
- a CDS encoding YaeQ family protein yields the protein MALPSKVYKASLQLSDIDHGVYETLLATVAQHPSETEERLVARLLAYAIFHEPELTFTKGISATDEPDLWVKRGDDRVRLWVEVGLPEPDRIIKASRHSERVALLACGRQLATWDQQQLPKLEKVANLIVISIDPAIIARLAAQLERSITWSVTITEGTLYLTCGEETLESPIQVKMGSR from the coding sequence ATGGCACTGCCGTCAAAAGTTTACAAAGCATCCCTGCAACTCTCGGATATCGACCATGGCGTCTATGAAACCTTGCTGGCGACGGTCGCCCAGCATCCCTCCGAAACCGAGGAGCGGCTTGTGGCCCGGCTGCTGGCCTACGCGATCTTCCACGAACCGGAGCTGACGTTCACCAAGGGAATCAGCGCCACCGACGAACCGGACCTTTGGGTGAAACGGGGCGACGACAGGGTCAGGCTCTGGGTCGAGGTCGGCCTGCCGGAGCCGGATCGCATCATCAAGGCGAGCCGCCACTCGGAACGGGTCGCCCTGCTGGCCTGCGGCAGGCAGCTCGCCACGTGGGATCAACAGCAGTTGCCCAAGTTGGAGAAGGTCGCCAACCTCATCGTCATCAGCATCGATCCGGCAATCATTGCCAGGCTGGCAGCGCAGTTGGAACGCTCCATCACCTGGTCGGTCACCATAACCGAAGGCACGCTCTATCTGACCTGCGGCGAAGAAACGCTGGAAAGCCCCATCCAGGTAAAGATGGGCAGCCGCTGA
- a CDS encoding DUF3553 domain-containing protein, giving the protein MEITSSSAMIQFSDGKNRKIAVSHFTTLQPAAPGSFLPPPEVPAVMKAARAAKVPKAAKKKL; this is encoded by the coding sequence ATGGAAATCACATCCTCCTCGGCGATGATCCAGTTCAGCGATGGCAAAAACAGAAAAATCGCCGTATCCCACTTTACCACCCTGCAACCGGCCGCTCCGGGCTCCTTTTTGCCCCCTCCCGAAGTACCTGCCGTGATGAAGGCCGCCCGAGCCGCCAAGGTGCCCAAGGCAGCCAAAAAGAAGCTGTAA
- a CDS encoding ADP-ribosylglycohydrolase family protein: MSDTTIRDRGAGAIMGAFIGDALGLGPHWYYDLAELRHDYGEWISGYTDPRPGRYHDGCKAGQLSQAGFILRLLVTSLVERGGYDEADFCRRMDKELLPLLDGTPMSGPGGYTSQSIRELWRRRVEQKLPWGETGGHADTTEAIERTLALGVRYALDPARLAGAITGNAVLTQSDDTVVSMTVAYGAVLGQVVQGHALDARLSGRLMKLVHDGALPFHAVTGDNLQPPRPGDPDPPRAGRFASPDALLTPSYMASAAADPDIRIEPAWKVSIVYGMPCAIYHQLPAAYYLAARFHDDFESALLHAVNGGGQNQARAILTGALVGAQVGLSRIPRRFLDGLDDSAALCRLAADLAAGVGKP; this comes from the coding sequence ATGTCAGATACAACCATTCGGGACCGCGGGGCGGGCGCCATCATGGGCGCCTTTATCGGCGATGCACTGGGGCTGGGGCCGCACTGGTATTACGACCTTGCCGAACTGCGCCATGACTACGGCGAATGGATCAGCGGCTATACCGACCCCCGGCCCGGCCGCTACCACGACGGGTGCAAGGCGGGCCAACTCTCCCAGGCCGGTTTCATCCTCAGACTGCTGGTCACATCGTTGGTGGAACGGGGTGGGTACGACGAGGCCGATTTCTGCCGTCGCATGGATAAGGAGCTGCTGCCGCTCCTGGATGGCACCCCCATGAGCGGGCCGGGGGGCTACACCAGCCAGTCGATCCGCGAATTGTGGCGGCGGCGCGTGGAGCAGAAACTGCCCTGGGGCGAGACCGGCGGGCATGCCGACACAACGGAAGCCATCGAACGCACCCTGGCCCTGGGGGTACGGTATGCCCTGGACCCCGCCCGACTGGCCGGCGCCATCACCGGCAATGCCGTCCTGACCCAGTCGGACGATACGGTGGTGTCCATGACCGTGGCCTATGGTGCGGTGCTGGGGCAGGTGGTGCAGGGGCACGCCCTGGATGCCCGGCTATCGGGCAGGTTGATGAAGCTGGTGCATGACGGGGCGCTCCCCTTCCACGCCGTTACCGGCGACAACCTGCAACCTCCCCGGCCCGGCGATCCCGATCCGCCCCGGGCCGGGAGGTTCGCCTCCCCCGACGCCCTGCTGACCCCGTCGTACATGGCGAGTGCGGCCGCCGACCCTGATATCCGTATCGAACCCGCCTGGAAGGTGTCCATCGTCTACGGCATGCCCTGTGCGATCTACCACCAATTGCCCGCGGCCTACTATCTGGCTGCCCGTTTTCACGACGATTTCGAATCGGCCCTGCTGCATGCCGTCAACGGGGGAGGGCAGAATCAGGCACGGGCCATCCTGACCGGAGCCCTGGTGGGCGCCCAGGTCGGCCTTTCCCGGATACCGCGGCGCTTCCTGGACGGTCTCGATGACTCCGCCGCCCTCTGCCGGCTGGCCGCCGATCTGGCTGCGGGTGTTGGTAAGCCATAA
- a CDS encoding VOC family protein, with protein MSTTAKPIPAGYHTATPYLVITDAAKAIEFYKEAFGATECMRLPTPDGKLMHAEIMIGDSPIMLCDECPEWNALSPQTRGGTTVSIVLYVADVDAVVNRAVAAGAELLMPVADQFWGDRMGTVADPFGHKWSVATHTEDVTPEEIGARAKALFAAK; from the coding sequence ATGAGCACCACGGCAAAGCCGATCCCGGCCGGCTATCACACGGCTACCCCCTATCTGGTTATCACCGATGCCGCCAAGGCCATAGAATTCTATAAAGAAGCATTCGGCGCCACGGAGTGCATGCGTCTGCCAACCCCGGACGGCAAATTGATGCATGCCGAAATCATGATTGGCGATTCGCCGATCATGCTGTGCGATGAATGCCCCGAGTGGAATGCCCTCAGTCCGCAGACCAGGGGGGGCACTACCGTATCCATCGTACTCTATGTGGCGGATGTGGACGCCGTCGTAAACCGTGCGGTTGCGGCCGGCGCCGAGTTGCTGATGCCGGTTGCGGACCAGTTCTGGGGGGACCGCATGGGCACGGTCGCCGATCCGTTCGGGCACAAATGGTCAGTTGCCACGCATACGGAAGACGTGACGCCGGAAGAGATCGGGGCGCGTGCCAAGGCCCTCTTTGCCGCGAAATGA
- a CDS encoding GNAT family N-acetyltransferase has product MTEASITSEDTPRIREMEIDDFPEVFHIGEEVFTVEYSQSLYRTWDEFEITTHFNLDNDLCLVAELGGRIAGFALGTTVKKHNSPWKYGYLVWLGVRRDIQKGSVGSRLFHEIRRRMVEQGVRMIIIDTSADNLAAINFFKKQGFGDIQEHVYMSLNLTRKTRKKTVKKP; this is encoded by the coding sequence ATGACGGAAGCATCTATAACCAGCGAGGATACCCCTCGCATCCGCGAGATGGAGATCGACGATTTCCCCGAGGTATTCCATATCGGCGAGGAGGTGTTCACCGTCGAATACTCCCAGAGCCTCTACCGCACCTGGGACGAATTCGAGATTACCACCCACTTCAACCTGGACAACGACCTCTGCCTGGTGGCCGAACTGGGAGGCCGCATCGCCGGTTTTGCCCTGGGGACCACGGTCAAGAAGCATAACTCCCCCTGGAAGTACGGATACCTGGTCTGGCTTGGGGTCCGGCGGGACATCCAGAAGGGGAGCGTGGGGAGCCGCTTGTTCCATGAGATCAGGCGCCGCATGGTGGAGCAGGGGGTGCGGATGATCATCATCGATACCTCGGCGGATAACCTGGCCGCCATCAATTTTTTCAAGAAACAGGGCTTCGGAGATATCCAGGAACACGTCTACATGTCCCTCAACCTGACGCGCAAGACCAGGAAAAAAACGGTGAAGAAACCATGA
- a CDS encoding cold-shock protein, which produces MVNGTVKWFNDSKGFGFIEQENGEDVFCHFSAIEGNGFKSLAEGDSVTFEITKGPKGLQAANVNRA; this is translated from the coding sequence ATGGTAAACGGAACAGTAAAATGGTTTAATGACAGCAAGGGGTTTGGTTTTATTGAGCAGGAAAATGGCGAAGATGTTTTTTGTCATTTTTCCGCAATCGAGGGCAACGGCTTCAAATCCCTTGCTGAAGGAGATAGCGTAACGTTTGAAATTACCAAGGGTCCGAAAGGGCTTCAGGCCGCGAACGTAAACAGAGCCTGA
- a CDS encoding NAD(P)-dependent oxidoreductase, producing the protein MAQYGFLGLGIMGNAMAANLVRAGFQVMVWNRNPAKCAPLVALGARQGGSPREVATACDITFAMLADPAAASEVCFGPKGVLEGIGGGRGYIDMSTVDDATARTIAGAVAERGGRFLEAPVSGTKKPAEDGTLVILAAGDRALYDEAAPALDTMGKKRMYLGTVGQGARMKLVVNAIMGGMVTALCEGVALGQKGGLDGAEILEALDAGALANPLFRGKGPMLLQGEYPTSFPLKHMQKDLRLAVALGDELGQPLHCIAAVNETFKRARMAGHADEDLAAVFQVVKQ; encoded by the coding sequence ATGGCACAGTACGGTTTTCTCGGTCTCGGTATCATGGGTAACGCCATGGCGGCCAACCTGGTGCGGGCCGGTTTCCAGGTCATGGTCTGGAATCGCAACCCGGCCAAATGCGCCCCCCTGGTGGCCCTGGGCGCGCGCCAGGGGGGGAGCCCCCGGGAGGTGGCCACTGCCTGCGACATCACCTTTGCCATGCTCGCCGATCCCGCCGCCGCCTCGGAGGTCTGCTTCGGCCCCAAAGGGGTGTTGGAGGGGATCGGCGGCGGGCGCGGCTACATCGACATGTCCACCGTGGACGACGCGACCGCCCGCACCATCGCCGGGGCGGTGGCCGAACGGGGCGGGCGTTTCCTCGAGGCCCCGGTTTCCGGCACGAAGAAACCGGCCGAAGACGGGACCCTGGTCATCCTGGCGGCGGGCGACCGGGCGCTCTACGACGAGGCCGCCCCGGCCCTGGACACGATGGGGAAAAAACGTATGTACCTGGGGACCGTCGGCCAGGGGGCGCGCATGAAGCTGGTGGTAAACGCGATCATGGGCGGGATGGTGACGGCCCTCTGCGAGGGGGTGGCCCTTGGCCAGAAGGGGGGGCTCGACGGTGCCGAGATCCTGGAAGCCCTCGATGCCGGTGCCCTCGCCAACCCGCTCTTCAGGGGCAAGGGGCCGATGTTGTTGCAGGGTGAATACCCCACCAGTTTTCCGCTCAAGCACATGCAGAAGGACCTGCGCCTCGCCGTGGCCCTGGGGGATGAACTGGGGCAGCCGCTCCACTGCATCGCCGCGGTCAACGAGACCTTCAAGCGGGCCCGCATGGCGGGCCACGCCGACGAGGATCTTGCCGCGGTCTTCCAGGTCGTCAAACAGTAG